In one Corallococcus silvisoli genomic region, the following are encoded:
- a CDS encoding TauD/TfdA family dioxygenase, with amino-acid sequence MSESGSDHPKAPPFPGPGPRRKPVKLSEESLVRGGLLLPDRSLPFAVQPTLPGMRLLTYATGHRELLDPALARHGAVLFRGFSGLTPAGFEQLIGELSGALLEYTHRSTPRTRVSGRIFTSTEYPPEQTIPLHNEQAYARGWPQRIYFCCMQAPAQAGETPLADSRRVLARISPAVRERFRRTGVMYVRNYGEQLDLPWQEVFQTHDRREVEAYCRAMGISVEWRDGGRLRTSQVAQATLTHPVTGEDVWFNQAHLFHFSSLEPAVRDALLAVFEPEELPRNACYGDGTPIEPPVLEEIREAYRAEEVVFPWQEGDVLMVDNLLVAHGRRPFTGPRRIVVGMSSPGGAGPGPESPSFQGTAACPPTRD; translated from the coding sequence ATGAGTGAGTCGGGTTCAGACCATCCCAAGGCGCCGCCCTTCCCTGGGCCGGGGCCGCGCCGCAAGCCGGTGAAGCTCTCGGAGGAGTCGCTGGTCCGCGGCGGCCTCCTGCTGCCGGACCGGTCGCTGCCCTTCGCCGTGCAGCCCACCCTCCCGGGGATGCGCCTGCTGACCTATGCCACCGGCCACCGCGAGCTGCTGGACCCGGCGCTGGCCCGGCACGGCGCGGTGCTCTTCCGGGGGTTCAGCGGCCTGACCCCCGCCGGGTTCGAGCAGCTCATCGGGGAGCTCTCGGGAGCGCTGCTCGAGTACACGCACCGTTCGACTCCGCGCACCCGGGTCAGCGGGCGGATCTTCACCTCGACGGAGTACCCGCCGGAGCAGACCATCCCGCTGCACAACGAGCAGGCCTACGCCCGCGGCTGGCCGCAGCGCATCTACTTCTGCTGCATGCAGGCGCCGGCCCAGGCAGGTGAGACCCCGCTCGCCGACAGCCGCCGCGTGCTCGCGCGCATCAGCCCCGCGGTGCGGGAGCGGTTCCGTCGGACCGGGGTGATGTACGTGCGGAACTATGGGGAGCAGCTGGATCTCCCATGGCAGGAGGTGTTCCAGACGCACGACCGGCGTGAGGTCGAGGCCTACTGCCGTGCCATGGGCATCTCGGTGGAGTGGAGGGACGGCGGCCGGCTGCGGACCTCCCAGGTGGCGCAGGCCACGCTGACCCACCCGGTGACGGGGGAGGACGTCTGGTTCAACCAGGCGCACCTGTTCCACTTCTCCAGCCTGGAGCCGGCGGTGCGAGACGCGCTGCTGGCCGTGTTCGAGCCCGAGGAGCTTCCCCGGAACGCCTGCTATGGCGACGGGACGCCCATCGAGCCGCCGGTGCTCGAGGAGATCCGCGAGGCCTACCGCGCGGAGGAGGTGGTCTTCCCCTGGCAGGAGGGGGACGTGCTGATGGTGGACAACCTCCTGGTGGCGCACGGGCGCCGCCCGTTCACGGGACCCCGCAGGATCGTCGTGGGCATGTCCTCTCCCGGCGGCGCGGGTCCGGGGCCCGAGTCTCCTTCTTTCCAGGGCACCGCCGCGTGCCCGCCCACGAGGGACTGA